Within the Pseudostreptobacillus hongkongensis genome, the region TGATTTTTATCTTCTTTTTCTACATTTACTGCTAAATTTGCTGTTTGTAGCTCATTTTCTCTTCCAGCTAAAGCTTCATTTATTTTTCTGAACTCTGTTATTTCTTTCATTTTATAAAGAACTAAAATATACTCATGATTTTTCCTAAATCTTTGTGTCACTTTTAAAGTTCCTGAAGAACCTTCAGCTTCTTTATTCCATATCATTAACTCAACATTTTCTTCCCCAAATATTTCATCACACATCTTTTTTAAATTCGCTTGTTCATTATCATCTATTGATATAAATATTACTCCATCATCTGTTAGTAAATTTCTTGCTAACTTTAATCTTGGATACATCATATTTAACCAATCTGAATGATATCTTCCATTAGTTTCTGTATTAGTTGTTAATTTAATTCCTTCTTCACTTACTTGTCCTGTTACCTTTTTATAGTTTTCTATATTATCTCTAAAATTATCTTTATACACAAAATCTTTCCCTGTATTATACGGAGGATCTATATATATCATTTTTATTTTTCCGTGATAGGATTTTTGTAATAGTTTTAATACTTCTAAATTATCTCCTTCTATATAGATATTTTCTGTATCATCCCAATTCTTTGATTCTTCTTTAGCTGGTCTTAATGTTCCTGTACTTACTTCTTGTGCTATT harbors:
- a CDS encoding DNA methyltransferase — encoded protein: MIYIDPPYNTGKDFVYKDNFRDNIENYKKVTGQVSEEGIKLTTNTETNGRYHSDWLNMMYPRLKLARNLLTDDGVIFISIDDNEQANLKKMCDEIFGEENVELMIWNKEAEGSSGTLKVTQRFRKNHEYILVLYKMKEITEFRKINEALAGRENELQTANLAVNVEKEDKN